Part of the Acipenser ruthenus chromosome 37, fAciRut3.2 maternal haplotype, whole genome shotgun sequence genome is shown below.
CAACCCTGGGAACCAGCTGATCATTTATTCTCATTCTCATCTCAGTAGAGCTCAGTTTAGGAACACTAAAAGGAATGTaccaaattcaatgacaaatgttttactGGACGTCGTTCTCAATGTCTACCgaagagaaagacttctagacaGAACGTTTGTCATTACATTGATGACGttaatttcagtgtttctaaAAGTGATCACTTTCTGCATTGAACGGCCAGTTTGGTTGCTTTTCCTAACAGCCGTTTTCAACTGCGTCAGAGGGATGATATGATCAAAAATGAGACGGCCCGCGTTGTTTCCTTGTACTGCAGCAGTATACTGGATAATACAACCAGTCGTTTTTTTCAGTGAGGTGCTATGAAAGGAAGTTTGATTTATGTTACCATTAAACAGGGCAATAACGTTGATCATAACCCAGCACAGTATCTAATCATTgaatctacccccccccccccgagtgtttatttaatttatccgGATTTCAAACACAGCTCTGTCAAACATCCACTTACAAGGGGGAGGAATGTTGGCGTGAACCAATGGCAAACAACGcagccttttttgtttgttttgagctCTTGGTTGAAGGagtttggcttgaaaaaaaaagttgtccgAGTTGGCGTGTACACGCTGGCTCAAACTCATCGGCTTGTCAGCATGCTGGCTGGTCAGCGTTCCCTGGCTGTGAATCAATGCAGTCAAACTTCTCAAACACTGACAGGCAGGgacactgcaatggcaatgcagacagacgggggcactacaatggcaatgcagacactGTATGTAACTGCTGACTGTGCTTCACTGTAGCATCACTTTGTCTGGTGTTATTAATAACACCGGTGACGGGGAGCAGCTGTATGCAGATGTGGTGTAAAGTTCAGGCATTCCTTCTGTGCTTGTGGTTAGTGAGGGAGCACAGGCTACACTGGGACTCCTATCACAGCTCCACTGTGTGTTCTACTGCACCTCCATATACAGCACTGTCTCGTGTGTTCATACCACCCTGATACCACTGTGGCACCATTCTGCCAGTGGCTGCTTCACCCCTTGTGCTACCCCCTTAGTGCAGGACTGTAGTGCTACCATTGCATTGCTAGTAAAGGTCTCAGCAAAACAGCAACACATTCTCAGAGGAGACCATTGTTcttaaaaatctaaaaaaaacaattgctctCAATTAGGTTGATGAGCAGTGATTGAAAGTGTGTGGAGACTGGCGCAGTGGTAGCACTGATAGACACTGGTGCAATGGTAGCACTGAGCCATTGATCTTGGTTGGGGACCAATATGGTGCGCTGCACTGTCTCTGCATAAAAATCCTCTGGGGTTGGTTTGCCTCATCGCATCAAAGTGACCCCTACTGGACAGACGGAGACAAGTCAAGCTGAGCTCTCTTAAAGGGCTTGTGTGATTGGCTCGACAGCCGAAGCGGAGGTCACCTGATGAGTTGCTAAGTTGGTGGAAGCGGTGAGGTGGAATTCAAAACTGGGGGCACAATACATCATCGGGTgtcttaaataaaaatgaatgaatcaaATCAACAAAAGCAAGGGAAGGACTCACCGATGGGCAGCACGATGAAGAAAGGCAGCCAGCAGAGGATGAAGCAGCCCACCACGATGCCCAGGGTCTTGGCGGCCTTCTTCTGGCGCGAGAACTTGAGCAGACGGATGGAGAAGTGTGTGCGGCTCTTCAGGGCCTCGTCGCTGGGAGGGGTGACGGTGTTCCCCCGGTGGATGCGCAGGGTCACCTCCTCCACCGCGCagcctgctctctctctcttcaccccGGACCTCAGCACGCGTGTCTCCCGCTTGGCCACCACGTACACCCGGCAGTACATCACCAGGATGACGGTGAGCGGCACGTAGAAGGAGCCGAACGCAGAGAAGATGGCGTAGCCGGGCTCCTCCGTGATCTTGCACACGCTCTCGTCCTCCGGTGCCGGCTCCTTCCATCCGAAGAGGGGCCCGATGGAGATGGTGATGGACAGAGCCCAGAGCCCCAGCAGCACCAGGAGCCCGCGGCGCTCCGTCATGATGGCGGGGTAGCGCAGCGGGTAGCTGACCCCCACATAGCGGTCCACGGAGATCACGCATAGGCTCATGATGGAGGCGGTGCAGCACAGCACGTCCACAGCTGCCCAGATGTTGCAGAAGATCCTGCCGAAGACCCAGCGGCCCAGGATCTCGAAGGTGGCAGAGAAGGGCAGCACGACGGAGCTGAGCAGCAGGTCGGCCACCGCCAGGTTCACGATGAAGTAGTGTGTGACCGTCTGCAGGTGCCGGTGGCAGACCACGGAGAGGATGACCAGGATGTTTCCCAGGATCCCGAACACGATGAAGACCCCCAGAATCAGCCCCAGGGTCAGCGCCTTTGTGAGGTCCACCCCCGCGCCCGCAGTCTGAGTGCAGTTGGAACAGTTGGAGAAGATCCCGGGCGGAGCGGTTTCCAAAAGCAGGACCATCGCTCCGCAGAGACCCGG
Proteins encoded:
- the LOC117966103 gene encoding alpha-1A adrenergic receptor-like — its product is MVLLLETAPPGIFSNCSNCTQTAGAGVDLTKALTLGLILGVFIVFGILGNILVILSVVCHRHLQTVTHYFIVNLAVADLLLSSVVLPFSATFEILGRWVFGRIFCNIWAAVDVLCCTASIMSLCVISVDRYVGVSYPLRYPAIMTERRGLLVLLGLWALSITISIGPLFGWKEPAPEDESVCKITEEPGYAIFSAFGSFYVPLTVILVMYCRVYVVAKRETRVLRSGVKRERAGCAVEEVTLRIHRGNTVTPPSDEALKSRTHFSIRLLKFSRQKKAAKTLGIVVGCFILCWLPFFIVLPIGSIFPAYRPSETVFKITFWLGYFNSCINPIIYPCSSQEFKKAFQNVLNGGPGPKTPPLGLPEGHRDPGLSPSRPVSCQLSLGGGSAEWKGFPGLGVGGRACCGATTARVRSKSLLRACCCVATETTPQPIRPSPLPVIKVHMLSLCENGEAV